In Dyadobacter sp. NIV53, a single window of DNA contains:
- a CDS encoding DUF433 domain-containing protein — translation MYIYKNIISIEEGKRSGKPCIRGMRITVEDILRWLASGMSVDEIILDFPELTKEDVLVSLEFSANQQKRIFYDVAA, via the coding sequence ATGTATATCTACAAAAACATAATAAGCATTGAGGAAGGGAAGCGAAGTGGCAAACCGTGTATCAGGGGAATGCGGATTACTGTTGAGGATATTTTGCGTTGGTTGGCATCCGGAATGTCTGTCGATGAAATCATTCTGGATTTCCCCGAACTCACAAAAGAAGATGTTCTGGTATCGCTTGAGTTTTCTGCAAATCAACAAAAAAGGATTTTTTACGACGTCGCTGCATGA
- a CDS encoding MFS transporter translates to MKTVTPQDPYAALRYSDFRYYISNTFLFSATILIQEVIVAYELYKMTHDPLALGLIGLAEVIPFIITSLFGGYIADQRNKITIMHISIVVIILGSIILYTVFQPGIYNSLTQGQHLAAVYAVFGLIGFAKGFYSPASSSLKPYLVPRAIYANSSTWSSSFWQAGSITGPALAGFLYAYIGLEHTLLVVITSFIVCWFLLGMIKTRPEIVKITTPLIESLKEGFRFVFKTRIVLYAISLDLFSVLFGGVVALLPIFAEDILKVGAEGLGLLRAAPSIGSLLTMFAMAYFPPTRNAWRNMLIAVAGFGAFTIMFALSTNFLLSCVALFATGACDSVSVIVRQTILQIYPPDEMRGRVAAVNGIFVSSSNEMGAFESGVLAKAFGTVPSVMMGGVMTIAVVSWIYLRSKDLFSVRLS, encoded by the coding sequence TTGAAAACAGTCACACCACAAGACCCTTACGCAGCACTCCGCTATTCCGATTTCCGGTATTACATATCGAATACTTTCCTTTTTTCAGCTACCATTCTGATCCAGGAAGTAATTGTTGCTTACGAATTATACAAAATGACCCACGATCCTCTTGCATTAGGGCTGATCGGTCTGGCAGAAGTAATTCCTTTCATTATAACCTCTTTATTCGGTGGATACATTGCGGATCAACGAAACAAAATTACCATTATGCACATTAGCATTGTGGTAATTATTTTAGGTTCCATCATACTTTATACGGTATTCCAGCCCGGAATTTATAACTCGTTGACACAAGGCCAGCATCTGGCAGCGGTGTACGCCGTTTTCGGGCTTATTGGTTTTGCAAAAGGTTTTTATTCCCCGGCATCAAGTTCACTCAAGCCTTATCTGGTACCAAGAGCCATTTATGCTAATTCCTCCACATGGAGCAGTTCGTTCTGGCAGGCTGGCTCCATAACCGGACCAGCCCTTGCAGGTTTCCTTTATGCTTATATTGGTTTGGAACATACATTATTGGTTGTAATTACAAGTTTTATCGTTTGCTGGTTTTTACTAGGAATGATCAAAACCAGGCCGGAAATTGTAAAAATCACCACTCCTCTCATAGAAAGCCTTAAAGAAGGTTTCCGTTTTGTATTCAAAACGAGAATTGTACTTTATGCGATTTCACTCGATTTGTTTTCGGTACTTTTTGGTGGCGTCGTAGCGCTGCTTCCTATTTTTGCAGAAGATATTTTAAAAGTTGGTGCCGAAGGATTAGGACTATTACGAGCCGCCCCTTCCATTGGCTCTTTGCTAACCATGTTTGCAATGGCTTATTTTCCGCCAACCCGTAATGCCTGGCGTAATATGCTGATCGCCGTGGCAGGATTCGGGGCATTCACTATCATGTTTGCACTTTCAACCAATTTCCTGCTTTCATGTGTTGCATTATTTGCAACCGGTGCCTGTGACAGTGTAAGTGTTATTGTGCGTCAGACAATCCTGCAGATTTATCCGCCAGATGAAATGCGTGGACGCGTAGCCGCAGTAAACGGGATCTTTGTAAGCTCGTCCAACGAAATGGGTGCATTCGAGTCCGGTGTACTGGCAAAAGCTTTTGGCACAGTTCCGTCAGTAATGATGGGCGGCGTAATGACAATTGCCGTTGTTAGCTGGATATATTTACGTTCAAAAGACTTGTTTTCCGTTCGGTTGAGTTGA
- a CDS encoding winged helix-turn-helix domain-containing protein, producing MLESVYTIWAGRIRITGVLMLLFILPFLKNNQASGNNESVRFSEKVNLALRRTAHHLLMANSDSSSSIPPIEQADANTFHVQVDHLFEYKKLPALLQESLDVYGIKRAYDVSVVNCKNGEIRLGYNFLDLNKKGGVPCENRKQEPGCYTIKVSFYPEKQVASTSENWWLVPMGSLLAGFGFIVWKKTRKEHSTPILKEIPVDADHKNHFGNSVLDLPNLILISGNNSYNLTYREAKLLNLFALNQNQILERDFILKSVWEDEGIIVGRSVDVFVSRLRKLLAEDSNIKIAAVHGIGYRMEVTS from the coding sequence ATGTTAGAATCAGTCTATACAATTTGGGCAGGCAGGATCAGAATCACTGGTGTTCTGATGTTGTTGTTTATTTTGCCATTCTTAAAAAACAATCAAGCATCCGGAAATAATGAATCTGTACGTTTCTCAGAAAAGGTAAATCTGGCATTACGACGTACTGCCCATCATTTATTGATGGCAAACAGTGATTCAAGTTCTTCGATTCCGCCAATAGAGCAAGCGGATGCCAATACTTTTCATGTACAGGTCGATCATCTTTTTGAATACAAAAAACTTCCTGCACTGTTACAGGAATCTCTGGATGTGTATGGAATTAAACGAGCATATGACGTTTCAGTGGTAAATTGTAAGAATGGGGAAATCCGTCTGGGATATAATTTTCTGGACCTGAACAAAAAAGGCGGTGTCCCTTGTGAAAACCGAAAACAGGAACCTGGCTGTTACACCATTAAGGTGAGCTTTTATCCTGAAAAACAAGTAGCTTCTACCAGTGAGAATTGGTGGTTAGTACCCATGGGAAGTCTGCTTGCCGGCTTTGGATTTATTGTCTGGAAGAAAACACGAAAAGAGCATTCCACTCCGATTTTAAAAGAAATTCCAGTCGATGCTGATCATAAGAATCACTTTGGGAACTCTGTACTTGACCTCCCCAATCTGATTCTTATCTCTGGTAATAATTCTTACAATCTTACCTACCGCGAAGCGAAATTGCTGAATCTCTTTGCATTAAATCAAAACCAGATTCTCGAACGGGACTTCATCCTTAAATCGGTTTGGGAAGACGAGGGTATTATCGTAGGCCGAAGTGTCGATGTATTTGTTTCCCGCCTCCGCAAATTATTAGCCGAAGATTCTAATATAAAAATTGCTGCGGTTCATGGTATAGGTTACCGCATGGAAGTTACCTCTTAA